The proteins below are encoded in one region of Mustelus asterias unplaced genomic scaffold, sMusAst1.hap1.1 HAP1_SCAFFOLD_2979, whole genome shotgun sequence:
- the LOC144490171 gene encoding upstream stimulatory factor 1-like has translation PVFVLFSHCRHLHPLTTPLSFAVERRRRDKINNWIVQLSKIIPDCSVDSSKTGQSKGGILSKACDYIQELRQGNVRLLEELKELEQLQIDNELLRQQVDQLKNENVLLRSSLRQHGADVVGPGAVQ, from the exons cccccgtcTTTGTTTTATTCTCTCATTGTCGTCACTTGCACCCACTTACCACCCCCTTGTCATTTGCAGTGGAGAGACGCCGACGAGATAAGATCAATAACTGGATTGTGCAACTGTCAAAGATCATTCCGGATTGCTCTGTAGACAGTTCAAAGACgggccag AGTAAAGGTGGGATCCTGTCGAAGGCGTGTGACTACATTCAGGAGCTGAGACAGGGCAATGTGCGCCTgctggaggaattgaaggaacTGGAACAACTACAAATAGACAATGAGCTGCTGCGTCAACAGGTAGACC AGCTGAAGAATGAGAATGTCCTCCTGCGCTCATCGCTTCGCCAGCACGGTGCGGACGTGGTCGGACCTGGCGCTGTCCAGTGA